From the genome of Methanoregula boonei 6A8:
CGCCGATTGCCTGAGGTATTACCTGCTCGCCTACACAAGCCACACAAAAGAACTCAATTTTTCCTGGAAGGTCTTTGGCGAGCGGATCAACAACGAAGTGGTCAATATCCTTGGGAACTTCCTGTACCGCACGCTCTTTTTTGCGCACAAGGAGTTCGGCGGTGTCCCCGGTGGCAGTGTCGATCCGGCAATCCTTGCAGAGATTGAGAAGTGCCAAAAGAGCGTGGATGACCAGATGCAGGCCTACGAATTCAAGGGTGCCGTCGATACTGTCATGGGGCTTGCAGCATTCGGGAACACCTACATCCAGACCAATGCACCGTGGAAACTGATCAAGACCGACCGGGCTGCGGCAGCACAGGTCATCAAAAATGGCATCCAGATCGCAAAGGCACTTTGTCTCCTTATTGAACCGGTGATGCCGGTAAAAGCTCAGGAGTGCTGGGCACAGCTTGGCTATATCGACAGGGTCGCCGCCCACCGGGTTGATGAGGGAGTGGTGATCGTGCCCGAACGGCAGATCCCGGCCCCGGCCCCGCTCTTTGCCCGGCTCGAAGAAAAGCAGATCGCAGAGCTGGATGCTGTCCTCCAGCAGCGTGTCCGCGATGCAGACAAAAAAACGGAGAAGACACCGATGATATCGATAGAAGACTTCAGTAAAGTCGAGATAAAAACCGGAAAAGTGCTCGCAGCAGAATCCATCCCAAAATCGAGCAAGCTCTTGAAACTCCAGGTGGATATCGGCGGTGAGACCCGGCAGATCGTGAGCGGGATAGCCGCATTCTACAAACCCGACGAACTGGTTGGTAAGGACGTAATCGTGCTTACCAACCTTGCACCGGCAAAGATCTTCGGCGTTGAGAGCAATGGTATGATCCTTGCAGCCGGGGATGCGGCCTCTTTGCTTACTCCCTTAAAACCGGTGGAGCCGGGAACAAAGATACGATAAACCGGCCTGTCATCCTTTTTTCTGGCATCCCTCCTTTTAACGGCAGAACTTGGTCCTCCCCTTAGGGGCTCACCCGGGCCGAGCCGGTAAATGTCGGGGGTATCTCTCCCTAATTTCTTTCCCTGAACCGTCCTTTGGGTACGACAAGTTCAAAGCGGATACCTTCTCCTGTCCCCCCGGTCTCGGTGATGGCGATTCCGGTAAATCCGAGCAGCTCGCGTATCAAAAAGAGGCTGACCATATCATCGTGGCTGTACCCGAATTCAAAGATCCTCTCCTTCTCATGGGCCGGGATGCCCGGGCTGTCGTCTTCATAGACAAGAACAAGGGAATCGTTGCTCCTGCGGGCGGTCATACGGATAGCCGAGAGAACCGGGCCCCCGCGCCGGAAAGAGAGCGAAAGGAGGCTAAAGAAGATCCTTGGGAGGAGCGGATCGGCAAAGATCTCGATCTTCCCCACACTGGTGCTGATATCTGCCGTATGTTCGGGCAGCATCTGTATGGCCTCGGCAAATGCCTGGTTCACGGATTGCCACCGGGGCGCGATAACGCCGGGGTTCTGGAGCGCCCGTTCGTATGCGATCTGGTTCTTGATGGATTCCACCGAGCCAATCGTCTTATCAAAGAACATCTGCATGGCCTCGTGGGTGGTCTTGAGCTGGGCACGCTCGAGATACGTAATGATGATTGCGAGCTGGTCGAGAATATCGCTCCGGGTAATAGAGAAGATCAGGTCCCGCTTCAGCGTTACTGCCTCGTCAGTTACATCTTCTGCTATCCCAAGCATATACCGCACGGAACGTTTTGAATCGTAGATCGGGACGATGATGATATGGATCAGGCGTTCTCCCCGCGATTTCGAATGGATCTTTCTGTACTTGATCTCCACCCGTGATGCAAGGGCGCCGGTCTCCTCTTTTTTAATCTGCTCCGCCACTGCCGCAGAGAAGATCTCGGCATCGGTCTTCCCGATCATATCCTTTGCCGGGCGTTCGAAGATCTCTTCGCTTGCCCGGTTCCAGAATGTATAGGTCCCGGTATCTGTCTCCTTGAGGAAGATCCCCACCGGCATCTGGTCGATAAGGTCCCGGTGGAAGATCTCCTCGTCGTTGAGCCGGGCTGTAGCGGACTTGAGCGAATCCACCATGGTATTGATGCTCTTTTCCAGGATCACGAACTCCCGTGCGTCTGTTGTCCCGATGCGGTGGTCAAAGTCCCCGTTTGCGATGATATCCGCATCATGTGCTATTTTCTCTATCGGGCGGGTCATCCTGCGTGACAGTAAAAAAGCAAGGCAGCATCCAATTCCGAGGGCGCATCCTCCAAAGAGGAGGTGGAAAAGAACGAGGTGGTTGAGGTCATTCCGGACGCGCCCGGTATCGTACGTGAGCACAACCACCCTGCTCATATCGGAGCCGTACTGGGGGTTATTCAGATCGACAAAGAGGTACCGTGTCTCGGTATGGTTGGCCGCATCGTCCGTTTCAATAGTTGACCTGCTGGTAATTGCCTGCTGGATATATGATTCGGTGACCGTGTCCGGCAAGCTGTCATCGGCAGTACTATGTCCCGTCGTATCAAAGACCTGGTACTGACTGATGAACGGATTAAAGGACACAAACCTGGCAATGTTATCCCGGTCATCAAGCCTGAGGTTGGTTGTGTTAAAATCAGGGGGCGAGTACCCCAGCTCCAGGATATACTGGTGATCCGGCGTTGCCTCGTAGGCATATTTCATGAACCTGCCGTCAGGGATCTCGCGGACCACCCGATCCGGGAAAAAACCCTGTGACATACGGACTTTTGTCAGGTACGCATAAAAATAGGGAATGCTCTGGAAGTCCACACCCTGCTCAGCAGGATATGTGGTATAAACGATCACCCCGGATTCGTTGATGATATAGATATCGTATCCCTCTCCGAGCGCAGCCTGGACTCTGGTGAGGTTCATGGTTTGCGGGTTCTCACCGGATCGGTTGTATTCTGTAAAGAGAACCGCAAATCCGGCTTTCATCTGCGTGTTGAGCTGATCGTCGAGGACGGTAGTAGCCGAGTCGTCCAGCCGTAATGCAGCGCCGATGGTGTCCTCCGTCTGGTTTTGCAGGTTTGAAAATTCCGCATCTGTGCTGGTTTTGAGACTAAAATAGTCGTAAATGGTCATGATGGTGACCAGGACAACGACAATGAGGACCATAGTGACCAGAAGTGACCGGGAGAACGAGTGATTGTTTCCAGGATCTGGTCTCTGTTCCTTCATGTAGCATCACGGGATAACAGGAACGGCACTCGTTAACGAGCGCACTTTTATGAATCGCTCAGATGATGACATAAAGATACGTAAATGATCTTCTAAAAAAAAACATTTTCAGGGGAGTACTACTCTCCTGCAAATTCTCTTTTGCAAGACCTGGTGACATCCCTTGGGTAGTCGGGTATGACAACGGGGAACGCAGGTAGAGGTACTGCCTTACTTATTGCAGCGCCTCATTCATTGCAGCCCGGACCTGCTCGTTTTTCTCTTCTGCAAGGGCCGCACGGATCGCTGTGTGGACTTTCGTTCCCCCGATCGCAGCAAGCGCCCGTGTCGTCATCGTCCTCACAAAGGGGTTCTCGTCCTTTAAGAGGATAATGAGCGGATCCACGGCATCGGAGTCTCCCACCACGGCCAGCCCTTTTGCTGCCATGTATCGCACGTGATCGCGGTTGTCATGGAGTCCCCGGAGAAGGGGTTTTACGGCTTTTTCATCGGCAAGCTTCCCCAGTGCCTCAGCCGCACGGTAACGTGTCTCCCATTTGGGATCTTTCATTGACTCGGTAAGAGGTTCGACTGCAGCTTTCCCTGTTGCAACAAGTGCAAGCATCGCCTGCTCGCGTACGGATTTGTCGTCATCTCCCAGCGCGGCGATCAGGGGCATGATGCTCCCGGGGGTCTTTGACCTTCCCAGCAGATATGCAGCATATCTCCTGACAGCCGGGTCGGTATCGTCCCGCAGGGTTGTTATCAGGACCACAATTCCCTGGCGCTCGAGATCCTCTGCCCCTTCAGGGACCGGGGGCTTGCTCGCATCGGTCATGGAGTTCACAGCACCATTTTGATCCTGACAATTTAAATATCGTTTTCTTTGGGAAATGATCATCCCGAACAAAAAAGGAAAATTTCCTGTTTTTTGAATCGTTGGGGCCGGCCGGAGAACCTACTGTTTCTGTGCCGGTTTTTCGCCATGACAGAGTTCTCTGCAAAAAAAGAAGGGGCCGGACCCCACCTTATACCGATGTGGTGACCGTTACCGTACCATATGAAGCGCTTGTGGAGTTCGAAACAAGCTTTGCGCCATTATTGTAGATCCCCACCGTCAGAGCGTGGGTTACGGTATCGTCTGTTTTCTGGAATGTCGCGCTGACCGGTCCGGTGACATTATCGATCTCATACACCTTGTTTCCGGAATTAGAAATGCTGGTGGTATTTCCATTCGCAGTGTACGATCCCTTGAAGCCGCCGATATAACTGACACTTACCGCAACACCGGTAGACGGGATGTCGGCCGGTGTCGCTGTTGCCACAACAACTGCCGTACCCGTACCTGCTGATGACGCCGATGCAGCAGCGGTGGTCGTGGTTGCAATGGCTGGGGTTGTTTGCGTTGTACTGCTCGTTGAGGCGCTGCCCGAACTGTGGAAACTTAAGATTCCAAGTTTAGGAAGAACCACTACTCCGGCAACCGCGATAATAAGGATGATCACAATGATACCTGCCGCAAGGAAGATCTTTTTCGTGTTCCGGGGTTTTTTTAAGGGTGGCGGAACTGCCGTTGACATTGATGAGGGGACAAGCGGCGTAGGTTGCATATCCTTTGGGGAG
Proteins encoded in this window:
- a CDS encoding PAS domain-containing protein; translation: MKEQRPDPGNNHSFSRSLLVTMVLIVVVLVTIMTIYDYFSLKTSTDAEFSNLQNQTEDTIGAALRLDDSATTVLDDQLNTQMKAGFAVLFTEYNRSGENPQTMNLTRVQAALGEGYDIYIINESGVIVYTTYPAEQGVDFQSIPYFYAYLTKVRMSQGFFPDRVVREIPDGRFMKYAYEATPDHQYILELGYSPPDFNTTNLRLDDRDNIARFVSFNPFISQYQVFDTTGHSTADDSLPDTVTESYIQQAITSRSTIETDDAANHTETRYLFVDLNNPQYGSDMSRVVVLTYDTGRVRNDLNHLVLFHLLFGGCALGIGCCLAFLLSRRMTRPIEKIAHDADIIANGDFDHRIGTTDAREFVILEKSINTMVDSLKSATARLNDEEIFHRDLIDQMPVGIFLKETDTGTYTFWNRASEEIFERPAKDMIGKTDAEIFSAAVAEQIKKEETGALASRVEIKYRKIHSKSRGERLIHIIIVPIYDSKRSVRYMLGIAEDVTDEAVTLKRDLIFSITRSDILDQLAIIITYLERAQLKTTHEAMQMFFDKTIGSVESIKNQIAYERALQNPGVIAPRWQSVNQAFAEAIQMLPEHTADISTSVGKIEIFADPLLPRIFFSLLSLSFRRGGPVLSAIRMTARRSNDSLVLVYEDDSPGIPAHEKERIFEFGYSHDDMVSLFLIRELLGFTGIAITETGGTGEGIRFELVVPKGRFRERN
- a CDS encoding HEAT repeat domain-containing protein, which produces MTDASKPPVPEGAEDLERQGIVVLITTLRDDTDPAVRRYAAYLLGRSKTPGSIMPLIAALGDDDKSVREQAMLALVATGKAAVEPLTESMKDPKWETRYRAAEALGKLADEKAVKPLLRGLHDNRDHVRYMAAKGLAVVGDSDAVDPLIILLKDENPFVRTMTTRALAAIGGTKVHTAIRAALAEEKNEQVRAAMNEALQ